The genomic interval GAGCGTGAAGGCGCGCTGCAGGCCCTGTCCGTCAGCCTGGTTCAGCGCTCCGACGAGATCGAAAAGACCATGCGCGGTCTCGGCAGCATGATCGAGACCGTGTTCGAGCGGGCCGAGCAGCGCTCCAACCAGGTCACCAGCAGCCTGCGTCAAGGCGTGCAGTCCTCCTTTGCCGATATCGGCCGCATTCTGACGGAAACCGAGAAACGCGCCCAGGAAGCCGCCGAGACGATGCGCGAGGCGATCACCCGCGCCGGCGACGAGGCCAATACGACGATCGACAGCACCTTCGCCAATGTCGAGCGCCGTTCCGGCGATCTCTCCAATCGTATTCGTGGCGGCCTCACCGCCTCGCTGTCGGAAGTCGAGCGCATGCTCGGCGAGGCCGGCCGTGCCTCCGACGGCGCCGCCCAGCACATGCGCGAATCGCTGCGCGAGGCGATCGAAGATGCCGTCGGCCGCTTCTCCGGCGCTACCGAGGACATTCGCCGCTCCGCCGCGGACATCCGCAACGAGCTCGACGCCACCCGCGCCGAACTGAAGCGCGGCGCCTTCGACCTGCCCGAGGAGGCCAAGGAAAGCGCGTCGGCGATGCGCCGCGCCGTCGCCGAACAGATCAAGGCGCTGCAGGATATCTCCCAGCTTGTCGGCCGCTCCAGCCAGCAGCTTGAGATCTCCGAGCCCGTAGCCCGCTCGCTTGCCCAAGCACAGGCGACGCCGCGGCCGGCCCAACCGCCGCAGCCGACAACGCCCCCGTCGATCGAAGCGGCGGGTCTTCGCGGAACGATCGCGCCGTCCGCTCCGGCCGCCGCCCCTCAGCGTGCCGCCCAGCAGCCGGTGCCCACCCGCCAGGAATTGGGCCGCCAGGAACCGGCCCGGGAAAGCGGCGGCTGGATCAGCGATCTTCTGCGCGGGGCATCGCGTGAAGAAGCTGCCGACCAAACGCCGGCCCGTGCGCCCGCCCGCCCGGCGGAAACCGCCGCACCGGCCGCGCGCAGCAATGACAGCCGCAATCCGCGCCATGTCGTGGAATCGCTGAACTCGCTCTCCGTCGATATTGCTCGCGCCATCGATCACGACGCCTCGGTCGATCTCTGGCGCCGTTACCAGCGCGGCGAGCGCGACGTCTTTACCCGCCGCCTTTATACGCTGAAGGGCCAGCAGACCTTCGACGAGATCAAGCGCAAATACGACCGTGAACCGGAATTCCGTACCGCCGTCGACCGTTATATCGGTGATTTCGAAAAGCTGCTCGCCGACGTCGCCCGTACCGATCCGAACCAGACCGTCACACAGTCCTACCTGACCTCGGATACGGGCAAGGTTTACACAATGCTCGCCCATGCAGCAGGCAGGCTCCGCTGAGCCTGCCTGTAAGAACCGAGCTTATGAGACCGAATTGAACAGGAAGCCGCCCAGCATATGTCGGGCGGCTTTTGTTCGGCGTAAGAGCGTGCGACCGAGAACCGTCATGATTTTGAGGCATCTGAAATGACCAAGGCCCTGCTGATCATCGATGTACAGAATGCCATTCTCTCTGGAAAAGCCACGCCGGAGCGCCAGCCGCATGTCTATGCAGCCCTCGATGAGACGATCGCCGGGCTCGCATCGCTCCAGGAAAAGGCAAGGCGTGCCGGTGCGCCGGTCGTGCTGGTTCAGCATGACGGCGACAGCGGCCATCGATTGGCGGTCGGCACGGAAGGATGGGCTCTGCGCCAGGAGATTGCGCCGCGACAAGGCGAGGTCGTCGTCCGCAAGAAAAGCGCCGACGCCTTCTTCGAGACCGATCTGACCGAACGCCTGAACGAACGGTCGGTCACCCACCTCGTCATCGGCGGCTGCATGTCGCAATTCTGCGTCGACACAACGGTCAGACGGGCCGTTTCGCTCGGCTATGACGTGACATTGATCGCCGACGGCCATACGACCGGCGACACGGCGACCCTCAGCTTCTCCGATATTGTCGCCCACCACAACGAAACGCTCGACGGTTTCGACGCCGGCGACGCGACGGTGGAGGTCCGCCCAACCGTCGCCATCGTCTTTTCATAAAGCGCTTCCAGCCGCGTTTATTCCCTGAGGGACGGCAGAGGAGCTATGCGCCGGGTTTGCGCCCTCACCCGCCAGTTGTGGACGCAGCGGTCGAGGCCGATGGCGATTTCGAGAAAAACGCGCAGATGGATCTCGTGCTCCTCCCAATGGACGAGCGAATTGACGTGACGAAGGGCTTTACCATCCGGCGGCGCGCCGGAGACACTGGGCGCGCCCGGACGTCACAGCAGCACGCGGAGACCTCGTCCGCCAAGCGCGCGCGCAATCGCGACCTGCAGGCAGGTGCGATCATGATCGGAGAAAGGCGCGCTCTTCGGGCTCATGATGAATTGTCTGCGGACCATACGCGCCATTGTCAAAGCCGAAGGTCGCGGGACAAAGGATATCGTTTGGGGATAGGCTGTTTTTATTGCACGCCGTCCTTCATTCCGTCACAAACTTTTTCGATGCGCTTGCGTTTAAGCTAACGGCTCCTCGGCCGTCCAACGAAAGAGACAGCAATCCGATGACCAAGACGACATCCCGGCTCCTTGCCACCGCGCTCTCGTCCACTTTGCTGATGGGCGCTTTCATTCCGGCCGAGGCTGGCCAGGCAAGCATCGTCGTCGATGTGCAGTCCGGTCAGGTCCTTGAAGCTTCCAACCAGGACGATCTCAACTATCCGGCGTCGCTGACCAAGATGATGACGCTCTATCTCGCCTTCGAAGCGCTGCATGAGGGACGCCTCAGCTGGGATCAGAAGCTCACCATGTCGGAAAACGCCGAGAGCAAGGAGCCCTTCAAGCTTGCGGTCGGCGCCGGCCGCAAGGTGACGCTGCGTGAAGCGGTCGAAGCAATCGTCGTGCTGTCAGCCAACGACGCCGCTGTCGCGATCGCCGAACAGCTGGGCGGTTCAGAACAGTCTTTCGCCGCGGCGATGACCGAAAAGGCGCATAAGCTCGGCATGACGGACACCGTATTCAAGAACCCCTCGGGCCTCCCCGATCCGGAGCAGGTCACGACGGCGCGTGACATGGCAACCCTTGGCGTTTCGCTGATGCGGGACTTCCCCGACGAGTTCAAGCTCTTCTCCATGCGCGGCTTCCAGTTCCGCGGCATGAAGCTGCGCGGGCATAACAACCTGATGTATCGCTATGACGGTGTTGATGGCATCAAGACCGGTTACACCGACGCATCGGGCTACAATGTGGTGACCTCCGCGCTGAAGAACGGCCGCCGTGTCGTGGGTGTCGTCATGGGCGAGAAAACTGCAGGCCTGCGCGATGACAAGATGGCGGGCCTGCTCGACAGAACGCTGCCATCGGCATCGACCGCAACCGCTTCCACTGTGCCGTTAATCCAGCCAGGAGCGACAATGACGGATGCGCAGCCAACGAAGTAGAGCAACGCCTGTCGCGCAAAAAGGCGCACCGCGCTTGCGACAAGAATAAGCGCAAAAATCCAAGGCTGGAGTGTCAAGCGAAACGCAGAGATCGCGACGCTTTAGCCTGACGTTATCCACCTCGGCTCACATCCGTGCGACTACCTGAAAGCCACTTCCAGGTTTTGCCGGTCTTGCCCAATCACGCGGCAACTGGTTTCGAAACCTTCGCCTTTGATGGCAAGAATGAATTCGGAGGGGATGCCTGCCGTATTGGAGACCGAAATGCCGGCGCTGTCCGCACCGATCGATTTCACGGTGCAGTCGATGGTCGAGCGCCGGTCGTTGAACAGGATCGAACCCGCCTTCAGCACGCGCCGCCGAGCGCCGATGGCGTGATCGGCGTGAATGGAATTCCATGAAACGCAGCGATTTCGGCCGCCGTCTTTTGCCCGATACATCGCGGCGTCCGCCTGAGCCAGCAGGGTTTCGATATCTTTGCTGACGATCGAAAGCGCCGAGCTTCCGAGACTGGCCGTGACATTCAGAGTACCGTGATCGCCGAATATTGGCTGCGCGGCGATCGCGGCTCTGAGTTTTTCAGCGACTGCGACCGCACCTTCGCGATCGACATGCGGGAGAACGACAGCGAATTCTTCACCCCCGATGCGGCCAAACAGGTCACCGGCCCGAAGGGTCGACTTGCAGATCGATGCGACGGCCTTTAGAACCCCGTCTCCAGCGGCGTGTCCATAGGTGTCGTTCACGTGTTTAAAATGATCGATATCGAAAACGATGCATGAAAGGTCATGCTGGTGCCGCAAGGCGAGCGAAATCAACTGATCGGCTTCCTGCTTGAAGGCCCGCCGCGTCATCGCCTCGGTGAGGCTGTCGGTGGCGGCGGACTGCATCAGCTCGATGCGGTCCATCGCAGCCCCTGTTAGCTCCTGGAGAATGCCCAACTCTCTGTTGCTGAACGACCTCGGCCGGCGATCGATCGCGCACACCGTTCCGATCATGTGGCCCGCCTTCGTCCTGAGCGGCACGCCGGCGTAAAAGCGGATATGGTCCTCGCCCGTCACCGCCGAATGCTTTGAAAAGCGCGCATCCTTGCTGGCATCCTGCACGATAACAGGCTCGTCGCAATCCACCACGCAGCGGCAGAACGTGTCTTCGAGCGACACCTCGTCGGCCGAAAGGCCCGAGCAGGCCTTGTACCACTGCCGATGAGCATCAATTAGCGACACGATGCCGATGTCGACGAAAAACACGTCCTTTATCAGCCGGACGATCCGCTCGAATCCCTCATCCCGAGGCGTGTCGAGAAGATCGAGTTGCTGCAGCGCTGCCAGCCGGTCTCTTTCACGCTGAACAGCTTCGGCTGACGACTTTCCGAATACTCGCGCGACCACCATGCAGCATGCCTCCTGACAGCGTTAACATGATGCGTTCCACAAATTTATGAAGAAATTTGATACGGCGATTGTCCCAACCTCCTGGGGACATGATATTTTTGCAATCAGCAACCCCTGATGTCGGCGCAGCGCTCAAGAGGCGCCATCTCAGATTGAGCGCAGCGTCCAGCTGACAATTTCCGAAACCACCGTGGAAAAGGCACGGTCAAGAGCTTTGACGAAGCCAACATTGTCGCCACCAGCCGGTGCCACGGCGCGGAACAGCTTCTGAGCGCGCACCGATCCGTTCCGGTCGTTCAGAATCTTGGCGGAGATTTCCACCACCGCCTGATTGCCGCTCGAAGCGTCAATCTCGAATGAGCGGATGTCGGTGACAATCTGGTAGTCGATCGCCAACCCCTGCCCCGGCATGCCGACACCGCCGACCTTGCCCGAATTCTCGAAGGCCTCGACCAGTTTCGACTGCACGATGCGCGGCAGCTTATCGCCCCATTGCGCTCGCGAGAGATACTGAATTTCCGAGGAAGAGACACGGATAACGATCTGCTCGCTGTCGAGCGCCCTCAGCGCGGTCGGGCTGGCAATCAGGATCTGGCGCGATTTGGCCGCCGGTCCGTCGCCATCAACGGCGCCCGACAGATCATAGGTATCGTTCTTGGCCGCAGTGCCGCATCCCGACAGGATCAACGCCGTCAGCGGCAGCGCGATCACCGTTCCCTTAATCCACGAACGGCGCGACAACAGATGCGATGCGACCATATGAGGCTACCCCTGAAATCCCTGTTAGCGCCGCGTCCGGCCGTCATATTGCTTGACCGTGTCTCCGCCGAAGATCAGGCGTTGCGGATTGCGGTCGAAATTGCTGATCGTATTGTTGAGATTATTCACGGTTCCGCGCATGTCGTTGACGAGGGTCTGAACGTCGCGCAAGCCGCCACTCGAGAATTTCTGCAGATTATCGGCGATCGGACCGATTCGCGAATTCAGATTGTCGGCGACTTTCTTGAACGATTCCAGCGTCTCGCGCGCTTGTGCAAACATTGATTGCGTATTTTCGGTTCCGAGCAGCGCATCGACCTTGATGAGAATGCCGTCGATCCGTGTCGAGGCCGAATTCAGCTTGTTGGCAAGCTGCGACACGTCCTGGATCGTCTGGTCGATGTCCTTCTGGCGCAACGACACCGTGTTGGCGACATCACGGATCGAGGCAACGGCCGCGCGCGCATCTTTTGTCGCTTGCGAGATATCGTCGACCGAGCCCTTGATCTGTGCCGGGTCGAACTGGGCGACGAGCGTGTCGACACGATCGAGCGTGGCCTGGGCCTGTTTGCCGAAATCGTTGAAGGTGGTTGCCGTCTCGTCAAACTTCTGGATCGCGCCCTTGAGGTCGCCCGAGGCATCGGCGACATTGGCGGTGATCGTCTCGGCATTGGAGATGATATTGTCGATCTTCTGCGCGTCGACCGCCTTGACCAGCGATTCCACCGCCTGCAGCGTCGAATCGACACGGCCCGAGACCGCCTTCACCGTGTTGGAGAGCTCGCCGACGCTCTGCAGGAAGGAGTCGATATTGCCGGAATTCTTGGCAAGCGCATCCGAGAAGGTCTCGGCGTTCTTGAAGGTCTGGGTCAGCGGAGCGCGCGAATCCTCGATGAAGCCCTGAAGTTCGCCGACTGCGTCGTTGGCGCGGTCGAGGATCTTGTCGGCCGTCGCCAGAAGATTGGTGACGCTCGACTGGTCGGCGACGATGACGGCGCGTTTGCCGTTTTCGATCGCGTGTTTGAGGATACTCTCCTCACCCTTGCGGCCGCCGGAGAGTTCGATGTAGGCGGCCCCTGTCAGTCCCTGAATTTCAAGGGCGGCCTTGGTGGAGGGGTAGATCGGCGCATCGGTGCGCACCTGGGTGAAGGCTAGCGAATATTGCGGATCGTCGGCATCGATCGACAGCGTCTGCACCGAGCCCACCTGGATACCATTGAAGCGCACCGGCGAGCCGACGCTGAGGCCGTTGGCCGAGCCCGGAATACGCACGATCAGCTCGGTCATCGGCCCGCCCCGGCCATACTCAGCCATCCAGTAGACGAAGCCGAAGGCGGCCGCGATCACCAGCACCGTGAAAAAACCGACAATCGTATAATTGGCCTTGGTTTCCATCTATCCGGTCACTTCCCGCCGCTGCCGTTGCCGTGCCGCGCGCCATTGTTCTGTGGCACGATCGACCGTGCCCGCTTACCCCTGAAATAGGCCTGCACCCACGGATCGTCATAGGCCAGCATGTCGTCGATCGTGCCCTCCACCATTACCCGCTTCTTTCCGAGCACGGCAATACGGTCGCAGACCGAAAACAGGCTGTCGAGATCGTGCGTCACCATATACACGGTCAGTCCCAGACTATCGCGCAGGTTGGCGATCAGTTCGTCGAATTCGGCCGCGCCGATAGGGTCGAGGCCGGAGGTCGGCTCGTCCAGGAAGACGAGGTCCGGATCGAGCGCCAGCGCGCGGGCGAGGGCGGCGCGCTTGATCATGCCGCCGGACAATTCGGAGGGATATTTGTCGGCAGCGTCGGCCGCAAGCCCCACCATGCGAATCTTCAGATGCGCCAGTTCGTCCATCAGCGAGCGCGGCAGGTCGAGGTATTCGCGCATCGGCACCTGGATGTTTTCCTTGACCGTCAGCGACGAAAACAACGCACCCTGCTGGAACAGCACGCCGAGCCGCATGTCGAGGGCGTTGCGCTGCGGCTCGTTGAGCTCGTCGAAATCCTGGCCGAGAATCTTGATCGTGCCGGAGCGGCGCGGCAGGAGCCTCAGTACCGTGCGCATCAGCACCGATTTACCAGTGCCCGACGCACCGACGAATCCGAGGATCTCGCCGCGATAGATATCGAGGTTCAGTTTGTCGAGCACCACCTTGGAGCCGAAGCCGACGGTGACGTCGCGCGCCGAAAGCACGACATCCCTGCCCTGTCCTTCGCTGTCGATCGGTTGCTCGTTCACGCGGTCCGCCATGCTAGAAGTTGATCGCTGCATAGAACATCGCAAAAAGCCCGTCCATCAGGATGACGACAAAGATCGCCTTCACCACCGAGGCCGTCACGTGCTGACCGAGCGACTCCGCGCTGCCGCCGACCTTCAACCCTTCGACGGCGGCGACGATTCCAATGACGAGCGCCATGAACGGGGCCTTGATCATGCCCGACAGCACCGTCGACAGCGTCACCGCCTCGTGCAGGCGCGCCAGGAAATTGGCGAAGGTGATGCCGGAATAACCCCAGGCAACGGCCGCCGCACCGGCGAGAGAGGCGAAGTTCGCCAGCACCGTCAGAAGTGGCAACGCGATGGTCAGCGCCACCAGCCGGGGGAAGATCAGCACGCCGATCGGGTTCAGCCCCATCACTTTCAGCGCGTCGATCTCTTCGCGCATCTTCATCGAGCCAATTTCGGCGGTGATCGCGCTGCCCGACCGGCCGGCGATCATGATCGCGGTCAGCAACACGCCGATTTCGCGCAACTGCAGGATGCCGACAAGATCGACCACGAAGACTTCCGCGCCGAAATATCGAAGCTGGAAGGCGCCCTGCTGAGCGATGATCGCGCCGATCAGAAACGACATCAACAGGATGATCGGAACGGCCCGAACCCCCATATGGTCAATCTGATTGACGATTGAGGCCGGCGACACTCCGCTGCCGCGTCCGAACTTCATCTGCGCACCGCGCACCGCCGAGCCCAGGATATACATGGCGGCAGCGAGATTGTCCCACACGTCGTAGGTCATCTTGCCGACCGGCGCGAGAACCCGCGCGGTAAGGGAGACCTTTTCCTTCGGCTCCGGCTCCGGTTTGGCCGGCTCCTCGGAGAACATCGCCAGCATTTCGTCGATATGCGGGTTGGTTCCTTCGAAACGGACCGTACGCCCGGCCGCCGCCTCTTCCTTCTTTAGCCGGCAAAGCAACCAGATGCCCGCCGTATCGATGTCGGTGATCTCGGAAAGATCGACCGTCAGATCGCCCTTATTCTGGTGCAGGAGCGTTTCGAAGTCGCGCAGCACAAGATGCACATAGGCGCTGCGCCAGTTGCCGCTAAGACGGACACGCTGCGCCGAACCATCTGACCGGTCATCCACTTGCAGTGAGGCGGCGTTGCGATTCTCGGCGTTCAAGATACTTGTGTCTTTCAAGGCTTACGGCGACATTGCCGACTCGCGAAGCGGATCGTTCGTCGCCCGGCGTAATATACAGAAGCAACGTGCAATTTCCATGCTCGCAGGACAGCAATAATGCCGCGCACCCTTGATATCCAGATGAATTCCTTTCCGATTGCCGGGACCTTCACCATCTCGCGCGGCGCAAAGACGCAGGCCGACGTCATCACCTGCGTGCTGGGCGAAGGGGGTGCGCGAGGCCTTGGCGAATGCGTGCCCTATCGCCGCTACGGCGAGACGATCGAAAGCGTTCTTGCCCAGCTCGAGGCCGCCCGTCCGCTGATCGAGGCCGGCATCTCGCGGCTCGACCTGTTGTCGGCGATGCCGCCGGGGGCCGCCCGCAACGCGGTCGATTGCGCCCTCTGGGACCTGGAGGCGAAGCGGACGGGGGAAAGCGTTGCGGCCCGGCTTGGCCTCGACAGTCTCAAACCGCTCACCACAGCCTATACCATCTCGCTCGGCGAGCCGGAGGTCATGGCCGCACAGGCGCGCGAACATGCCGGCCGCGACTTGCTCAAGGTCAAGGTCGGCACCGGTGACGATGAAAGCCGCATCCGTGCCGTCCGCGCGGCCGCGCCCGAGGCCGCGATCATTCTCGATGCCAATGAAGGTTGGCCGGAACCGGTGCTGGAACGCCACCTCAATATCGCCGCTGAGGCGGGTGTCATCCTCGTCGAGCAGCCGCTGCCGGCCGGCCGCGATGCCCTGCTTGCCGAAATCCACCGCCCGCTCCTCGTCTGCGCCGACGAAAGCGTCCACCACACCGGCGATCTGGCAAGCCTTGCCGACCGCTATGACGCCATCAACATCAAGCTCGACAAAACAGGCGGCCTTACCGAGGCTTTGGCGATGAAGGCCGAAGCCGAGCGGCTCGGCTTCGGCATCATGATAGGCTGCATGGTCGGCACCTCGCTTGCCATGGCGCCGGCGGTGCTGCTCGCCCAGAACGCCGATTTCGTCGATCTCGACGGCCCGCTGCTCTTGGCCCGCGACCGCGAACCCGGGCTGCGTTACGCCGCTTCCCTGGTCTTTCCGCCCGAAAGCGCCCTCTGGGGCTGAAGGTAATAGGCTGAGATGACAATGCCGAGGCCGGCGAGCGCGACCAGCGCCATGACATAGTAGCTGGCGATGCCAAGCCAGGCGTAGAGATAACCCGACGCGAGCGTCATCAGCGCCATCGCCATGCCGACATAAAAGAAATAGGCGCCCTGCGCCGAGGATTCCCGCGTCTCCTGCACCGTCGCCACGATCCGCCGCTGCACGCCTGTATGCACGAAGGCATAGGTAAAACCGTGAAAGCATTGCAGCAGGAGGAAGCCGGCAAAGTTCGCATTCATCGGGAACAGAATCCAGCGGCAGACGCTGACGGCGCAGCCGAAGCGGATCAGCGTCCAGGCATTGAAGCGCCGGCTAAGACGCTTAGACAGGAAGAACACCGTCACCTCGGAAGCGACACCAGCGCTCCAGAGGATACCGACTTCGGTACCGGAAAAGCCGAGATCATGCCAGTAGATCGACGAGAAGGCGTTGAGCACCGCGTGGCTCGACTGCTGGATCGCGACGCCGATCAGGAGCAGCAGCAGATGCGGCTCGCGCAGGCCGCTGCCGGTGGCAACGGGAATGTTGATCGGCTGGCCGCGTCGCCGCGTCGGCCCAATGCGCGGACAGAAGAGTGCCATGACGACGGTCATGGTAAAGCCGAACACCATCACCGGCAGCACCATCCCGCCGCCCCATCGGCTGATCATTTGGCCGCCGACCAGCGTCGAGACGATAAAGGCGATCGAACCCCAGACGCGCATCGAGCCGTAATCGAGCCCCCAGCGGCGAACGCCGGAGATGACGATCGATTCGACGACGGGCAGATAGGGCGCGAAGGTGGCGCCCTGCAGCGCAAAGACGATCGCCACCGGCCAAAAGGTCGTCGTCCAATAGAGCGCGACCGCCGTCAGCAGCGACAAGCCGCCAGACCAGAGCAACACGTCGGCGCGCTCCTTCAGCCGGTCGGCGATCATGGCAACGACCGGCGCGACCAGCACGCGAACCACCATCGGTATGGCAAGGATGACGCCGATCTCATGGTCACTGAAGCTGTGGCTTGCGAGCCAGACGGGGAAGAATGGCAGGACGACGCCGTTGACGAGCAGCGGCGCGCAATAGGAAAGCGCGCTGAGCAGCCGGAAGCGCGGCGGCACTGCCTCGCCCGTCGGTGAGTTTTGAGCGGGAATCATCGGTGGACCTGAAGGAAACTCGACGTTGCCTAACATACCGACCGTCGGACGACTATTGCGAGAAATAGCCCTCCTGAAACGTTTTAAGAAATAATTAGGGCCTGTCGCCTGATGGTGACGGCTAAATTCCTGCTGCGCCAGCGCAGACGCGCCAACGCCGAAAACATGCGGCCGAAATCAGGCAGCTTGAGGCGCCAGTTCTGCCTCTTCCCGCTCGACGGCGGTCAGCGCCGGTACGGTGCTTGCCAGTGTCC from Rhizobium lentis carries:
- a CDS encoding D-alanyl-D-alanine carboxypeptidase family protein, with the translated sequence MTKTTSRLLATALSSTLLMGAFIPAEAGQASIVVDVQSGQVLEASNQDDLNYPASLTKMMTLYLAFEALHEGRLSWDQKLTMSENAESKEPFKLAVGAGRKVTLREAVEAIVVLSANDAAVAIAEQLGGSEQSFAAAMTEKAHKLGMTDTVFKNPSGLPDPEQVTTARDMATLGVSLMRDFPDEFKLFSMRGFQFRGMKLRGHNNLMYRYDGVDGIKTGYTDASGYNVVTSALKNGRRVVGVVMGEKTAGLRDDKMAGLLDRTLPSASTATASTVPLIQPGATMTDAQPTK
- a CDS encoding MCE family protein, coding for METKANYTIVGFFTVLVIAAAFGFVYWMAEYGRGGPMTELIVRIPGSANGLSVGSPVRFNGIQVGSVQTLSIDADDPQYSLAFTQVRTDAPIYPSTKAALEIQGLTGAAYIELSGGRKGEESILKHAIENGKRAVIVADQSSVTNLLATADKILDRANDAVGELQGFIEDSRAPLTQTFKNAETFSDALAKNSGNIDSFLQSVGELSNTVKAVSGRVDSTLQAVESLVKAVDAQKIDNIISNAETITANVADASGDLKGAIQKFDETATTFNDFGKQAQATLDRVDTLVAQFDPAQIKGSVDDISQATKDARAAVASIRDVANTVSLRQKDIDQTIQDVSQLANKLNSASTRIDGILIKVDALLGTENTQSMFAQARETLESFKKVADNLNSRIGPIADNLQKFSSGGLRDVQTLVNDMRGTVNNLNNTISNFDRNPQRLIFGGDTVKQYDGRTRR
- a CDS encoding cysteine hydrolase family protein is translated as MTKALLIIDVQNAILSGKATPERQPHVYAALDETIAGLASLQEKARRAGAPVVLVQHDGDSGHRLAVGTEGWALRQEIAPRQGEVVVRKKSADAFFETDLTERLNERSVTHLVIGGCMSQFCVDTTVRRAVSLGYDVTLIADGHTTGDTATLSFSDIVAHHNETLDGFDAGDATVEVRPTVAIVFS
- a CDS encoding sensor domain-containing diguanylate cyclase; the protein is MVVARVFGKSSAEAVQRERDRLAALQQLDLLDTPRDEGFERIVRLIKDVFFVDIGIVSLIDAHRQWYKACSGLSADEVSLEDTFCRCVVDCDEPVIVQDASKDARFSKHSAVTGEDHIRFYAGVPLRTKAGHMIGTVCAIDRRPRSFSNRELGILQELTGAAMDRIELMQSAATDSLTEAMTRRAFKQEADQLISLALRHQHDLSCIVFDIDHFKHVNDTYGHAAGDGVLKAVASICKSTLRAGDLFGRIGGEEFAVVLPHVDREGAVAVAEKLRAAIAAQPIFGDHGTLNVTASLGSSALSIVSKDIETLLAQADAAMYRAKDGGRNRCVSWNSIHADHAIGARRRVLKAGSILFNDRRSTIDCTVKSIGADSAGISVSNTAGIPSEFILAIKGEGFETSCRVIGQDRQNLEVAFR
- a CDS encoding MFS transporter, coding for MIPAQNSPTGEAVPPRFRLLSALSYCAPLLVNGVVLPFFPVWLASHSFSDHEIGVILAIPMVVRVLVAPVVAMIADRLKERADVLLWSGGLSLLTAVALYWTTTFWPVAIVFALQGATFAPYLPVVESIVISGVRRWGLDYGSMRVWGSIAFIVSTLVGGQMISRWGGGMVLPVMVFGFTMTVVMALFCPRIGPTRRRGQPINIPVATGSGLREPHLLLLLIGVAIQQSSHAVLNAFSSIYWHDLGFSGTEVGILWSAGVASEVTVFFLSKRLSRRFNAWTLIRFGCAVSVCRWILFPMNANFAGFLLLQCFHGFTYAFVHTGVQRRIVATVQETRESSAQGAYFFYVGMAMALMTLASGYLYAWLGIASYYVMALVALAGLGIVISAYYLQPQRALSGGKTREAA
- a CDS encoding ABC transporter permease, producing the protein MKDTSILNAENRNAASLQVDDRSDGSAQRVRLSGNWRSAYVHLVLRDFETLLHQNKGDLTVDLSEITDIDTAGIWLLCRLKKEEAAAGRTVRFEGTNPHIDEMLAMFSEEPAKPEPEPKEKVSLTARVLAPVGKMTYDVWDNLAAAMYILGSAVRGAQMKFGRGSGVSPASIVNQIDHMGVRAVPIILLMSFLIGAIIAQQGAFQLRYFGAEVFVVDLVGILQLREIGVLLTAIMIAGRSGSAITAEIGSMKMREEIDALKVMGLNPIGVLIFPRLVALTIALPLLTVLANFASLAGAAAVAWGYSGITFANFLARLHEAVTLSTVLSGMIKAPFMALVIGIVAAVEGLKVGGSAESLGQHVTASVVKAIFVVILMDGLFAMFYAAINF
- a CDS encoding ABC transporter ATP-binding protein translates to MADRVNEQPIDSEGQGRDVVLSARDVTVGFGSKVVLDKLNLDIYRGEILGFVGASGTGKSVLMRTVLRLLPRRSGTIKILGQDFDELNEPQRNALDMRLGVLFQQGALFSSLTVKENIQVPMREYLDLPRSLMDELAHLKIRMVGLAADAADKYPSELSGGMIKRAALARALALDPDLVFLDEPTSGLDPIGAAEFDELIANLRDSLGLTVYMVTHDLDSLFSVCDRIAVLGKKRVMVEGTIDDMLAYDDPWVQAYFRGKRARSIVPQNNGARHGNGSGGK
- a CDS encoding ABC-type transport auxiliary lipoprotein family protein, yielding MVASHLLSRRSWIKGTVIALPLTALILSGCGTAAKNDTYDLSGAVDGDGPAAKSRQILIASPTALRALDSEQIVIRVSSSEIQYLSRAQWGDKLPRIVQSKLVEAFENSGKVGGVGMPGQGLAIDYQIVTDIRSFEIDASSGNQAVVEISAKILNDRNGSVRAQKLFRAVAPAGGDNVGFVKALDRAFSTVVSEIVSWTLRSI
- the dgcA gene encoding N-acetyl-D-Glu racemase DgcA, which translates into the protein MPRTLDIQMNSFPIAGTFTISRGAKTQADVITCVLGEGGARGLGECVPYRRYGETIESVLAQLEAARPLIEAGISRLDLLSAMPPGAARNAVDCALWDLEAKRTGESVAARLGLDSLKPLTTAYTISLGEPEVMAAQAREHAGRDLLKVKVGTGDDESRIRAVRAAAPEAAIILDANEGWPEPVLERHLNIAAEAGVILVEQPLPAGRDALLAEIHRPLLVCADESVHHTGDLASLADRYDAINIKLDKTGGLTEALAMKAEAERLGFGIMIGCMVGTSLAMAPAVLLAQNADFVDLDGPLLLARDREPGLRYAASLVFPPESALWG